In Impatiens glandulifera unplaced genomic scaffold, dImpGla2.1, whole genome shotgun sequence, the DNA window cgAAGGCTTCGTTCGTTGCTAAAAACCCTAAGATATAGCTGCTGTCCCAAATACTGTCTTTCCCATTTCGCCGATCTCAAATTCCACATTCCTTGATTATCCAAGGATACCATTATTGCTGTCCAAGATTTCTGAAATACCTGTTTTCAAAAAAGTCCATTTAGTTGCAACTTCTCATCAAAGATCTAAACAGACTCACCAATTTACCTGTACAGTGTGTCGGGTTGTAGCATCCACCAGATTATAAGCTTGTCTACTGTCATTACTCCATTGTCCAGAACCATAGCTGCAATTCAATTGGGTTTAATCCAAGGCATCAATCAAATTTCAATCAAGAGAGATCCAACTTCTTATGTTCTTACCCAACAACCCAGAAATCATGACCATTAAGATGCCAAGATTGCAAGTTATCTTCATCGTTCTGGAAAACGATTTCAATAAAGTCATGGAGAGTTGTGTTCACAACTGAAGTTGACAAATTTGCAGGGCCATTGGATGGAACGCTTGGGATAGAATCCAATTGAAAGACTCCGGAGATATTAAAGTGGTCAGCAAGCTTCAGAGGAGTGTCGGGATTCACAAAGGAGACTCCGTTAACGGCATATCTTTGCTTCCCATTGATTACAGGTGCAGAATTGGCAAATACAAATCTCTTTGTAATTGGGATACTTCCGTAATGATACGAGCCTTGTGGATTAGGCCTTGCTGCATTTGATGTCAAATTCCACCTTTCCAAAAAAAAAGTCATCATAATCTGTACATGTATGATCTATGTAGTAATTTGTTGGTAGTTTCATAGTGTCATCATACCTGAAGGTTCTTGCTTGCTGTAATGACTGTTGAAATTGAAAGTCGGATGGAAGATCGGGAAGAGGTCCAGAAACGGGAACTTTGGAGTCTGAGTAATGCAAGATCGCGGTTGATGTATGGACCTCATTTGTGAAACGTGTAGATGCAACAATGTAGTAATCTTTAGGAGCTTGATCTAGAGTTACTAGAACAGCAAAAGATTGGCCAGCATGCACGTCCAGAGAATTGTACAAATTCTGAATAACATGAGATCCTTCAACCTCAACTAGCTTCATCATATGATTCTGAATCCTGAAGTTAAACGATGCTGATAGGCCAACATTTGAAATTCTGAACATATATGTCTTCCCTGAAAGAAAAAAGAACTTGTTTTACGATTTTCAAGatgatttttttactattttaaacgGAAGAACTGTAAAAACCTTGGTTCCCAGTGAAGGTCGAAGAATTCATCCCATTTATCAGGAGTCCATCGGGAAGGCCAAGTGATTCACCTGAATCTAATCTACTCTGCAGCATCTGTAATGAGAATAGGATCAATAAGGATTTCAAATGCAGCAATTCATAACACAAGTGTcaaaaaaatgcaattttaaacAAGGAAAACAACTTCAGGCCATGTTCGATTCAAcgatcaaattattcaaattatccaCTAAAATACCCGTAATCTCATTTTACCTAAATGACCTACATCTGACAAGGTTATTTGTGATGAAATGAGTCTTTACAATGAACAGACACATATATGCACTACTTTCACAGTTATACATGGAATGAAAcaataag includes these proteins:
- the LOC124918354 gene encoding L-ascorbate oxidase homolog encodes the protein MLQSRLDSGESLGLPDGLLINGMNSSTFTGNQGKTYMFRISNVGLSASFNFRIQNHMMKLVEVEGSHVIQNLYNSLDVHAGQSFAVLVTLDQAPKDYYIVASTRFTNEVHTSTAILHYSDSKVPVSGPLPDLPSDFQFQQSLQQARTFRWNLTSNAARPNPQGSYHYGSIPITKRFVFANSAPVINGKQRYAVNGVSFVNPDTPLKLADHFNISGVFQLDSIPSVPSNGPANLSTSVVNTTLHDFIEIVFQNDEDNLQSWHLNGHDFWVVGYGSGQWSNDSRQAYNLVDATTRHTVQVFQKSWTAIMVSLDNQGMWNLRSAKWERQYLGQQLYLRVFSNERSLRNEYNIPSNVMLCGKAVGSHI